One Capricornis sumatraensis isolate serow.1 chromosome 8, serow.2, whole genome shotgun sequence genomic region harbors:
- the GSDMB gene encoding LOW QUALITY PROTEIN: gasdermin-B (The sequence of the model RefSeq protein was modified relative to this genomic sequence to represent the inferred CDS: inserted 2 bases in 1 codon) — protein sequence MPTVFESITRAVVKEIDTSGEMIAVRSLGDADKFHCFYLVKKRRRFFGYQYVKTNLTLKDILESEVPFDMVVPEFQGDLPDSGIKPVSAALLEDSLLLSHLGNPHIKGQGDNFEILDVVDSKGSLTVRFHPQMTFKIAFHIFQEKNIKLEKSEIPQEFLDSLQNKKLKKELPPSFQSIQAKREDLYLVTXTLKTKETDTLKYETQFDFQSLLKMFGFQCEHKHQKKVTLPPEKVLAYRVKQLVFPSAERMDICFLGKTSSFPEEKDGGSSWLGKSLSLENFQSIKERVQDMVRVLQDLTPEEQKEVLNCFTKCLSSDEELQDLEQRVSEIQCSGELQMNSPANSLISSLFNAAGVLIEARAETIWNVLDALTELSEYRQFVAEALDKGTLLHMKDTVEPILKKNWGEGPLDVSCDPEAWTLYAFYVVVSILLQLGEKPTSVSS from the exons ATGCCCACGGTATTTGAGTCGATCACAAGAGCTGTGGTTAAAGAGATAGACACCAGTGGAGAGATGATTGCTGTCAGAAGCCTCGGGGATGCTGACAAATTCCACTGCTTCTATCTGGTGAAGAAGAGGAGACGTTTCTTTGGATACCAGTATGTCAAGACAAACCTCACCCTGAAGGACATCCTGGAGAGTGAAGTACCATTTGATATGGTGGTTCCTGAATTCCAAG gggaccttcctgattctgggatcaaacctgtgtctgctgcattgctggaggattctttgctactgagccacctgggaaaccctcataTCAAGG GTCAAGGTGATAACTTCGAAATTCTGGACGTCGTAGACTCAAAGGGAAGTTTGACAGTGAGATTTCACCCccaaatgacatttaaaatagcATTCCACATTTTCCAGGAGAAGAATATCAAGTTAGAAAAGAGTGAGATACCCCAGGAATTCCTGGATTCCCTTCAGAACAA GAAGCTGAAGAAGGAACTGCCTCCTTCATTCCAATCAATCCAGGCGAAGAGAGAAGACCTGTATCTAGTGAC AACTCTGAAGACAAAAGAGACTGACACCCTGAAATATGAAACGCAATTTGATTTTCAGAGCCTGTTAAAAATGTTTGGTTTCCAATGTGAACACAAG CACCAAAAGAAAGTGACTCTCCCCCCTGAGAAGGTCCTGGCCTATCGGGTAAAGCAGCTTGTCTTCCCCAGCGCGGAGAGGATGG ATATTTGTTTCTTGGGCAAAACCAGCTCCTTTCCAGAAG AGAAAGATGGCGGTTCATCTTGGTTGG ggaagtccttgagTTTGGAGAATTTCCAAAGCATAAAAGAGAGGGTTCAGGACATGGTGCGAGTCCTCCAGGATCTGACACCAGAGGAGCAAAAAGAGGTGCTAAACTGCTTCACTAAGTGCCTCAGCAGTGATGAAGAGCTGCAGGATCTAGAGCAAAGA GTGTCTGAGATCCAGTGCTCCGGGGAGCTACAGATGAACAGCCCAGCGAATTCTCTCATAAGCAGTCTTTTCAACGCTGCTGGGGTCTTGATAGAGGCACGCGCAGAAACCATTTGGAATGTCCTGGATGCCCTGACGG AGCTGTCTGAATACCGGCAGTTTGTTGCTGAGGCCCTAGATAAGGGGACCCTGCTCCACATGAAGGACACG GTGGAGCCCATCCTGAAGAAGAACTGGGGTGAGGGGCCCCTAGATGTGAGCTGTGATCCTGAGGCATGGACTCTCTATGCCTTCTATGTTGTTGTCTCCATCCTGCTGCAGCTGGGTGAGAAGCCCACCTCTGTGTCTTCCTAA
- the ORMDL3 gene encoding ORM1-like protein 3, translating into MNVGTAHSEVNPNTRVMNSRGIWLSYVLAIGLLHVVLLSIPFVSVPVVWTLTNLIHNMGMYIFLHTVKGTPFETPDQGKARLLTHWEQMDYGVQFTASRKFLTITPIVLYFLTSFYTKYDQIHFILNTVSLMSVLIPKLPQLHGVRIFGINKY; encoded by the exons ATGAACGTGGGAACAGCACACAGCGAGGTGAACCCCAACACGCGGGTGATGAACAGCCGCGGCATCTGGCTCTCGTACGTGCTGGCCATTGGGCTTCTCCACGTCGTGCTGCTCAGCATTCCCTTCGTGAGCGTCCCCGTCGTCTGGACCCTCACCAACCTCATCCACAACATG GGCATGTACATCTTCCTGCACACAGTGAAGGGGACACCCTTTGAGACCCCGGACCAGGGCAAGGCGAGGCTGCTCACCCACTGGGAGCAGATGGACTATGGGGTCCAGTTCACCGCATCTCGGAAATTCCTGACCATCACACCCATCGTGCT GTACTTCCTCACCAGCTTCTATACCAAGTATGACCAGATCCATTTCATCCTCAACACTGTGTCTTTGATGAGTGTGCTCATCCCCAAGCTGCCCCAGCTCCACGGAGTCCGGATTTTTGGAATTAATAAGTACTGA